The following proteins are encoded in a genomic region of [Eubacterium] hominis:
- the rpsO gene encoding 30S ribosomal protein S15, with the protein MLLKSEKQAIMKEYARFEGDTGSPEVQIAVLTARINQLTEHFKEHKHDYHSQRGLMKMVGRRRNLLAYLKKKDLNRYKELITRLGLRK; encoded by the coding sequence ATGTTATTAAAATCAGAAAAACAGGCGATCATGAAAGAATACGCACGCTTTGAAGGTGACACTGGTTCTCCAGAAGTACAGATTGCTGTATTAACTGCAAGAATCAACCAGTTAACAGAACACTTCAAAGAACACAAACACGATTATCATTCTCAAAGAGGTTTGATGAAAATGGTTGGACGTCGTAGAAATCTTTTGGCTTACCTGAAGAAAAAAGACTTAAACCGTTACAAAGAACTGATTACTCGTTTAGGATTACGTAAATAA